One window of the Dethiobacter alkaliphilus AHT 1 genome contains the following:
- the pheA gene encoding prephenate dehydratase, with protein MSIKIAYLGPAGTFSEEAAECFANKASLEAELEPCATVADCAGRAEDDAVKYAVVPLENSLEGSVHATLDVLMTSLELSIQAELVLDIEHNLLCPHKEMGQISQVYSHPQALAQCRDFLRQRLPQARLVPALSTAEAAAQVAREQSGAAIASKRAAKRYGLHILAENIQDSENRTRFIVLGKETPVPALPQKASLVFSVTNAAGSLFRVLQAFADHGVNLTRIESRPARKQLGDYIFFVDLDGTPDDINVKKALRQAAKEAVVLKLLGSYPVLP; from the coding sequence ATGAGTATAAAAATTGCCTATCTGGGACCGGCGGGGACATTTTCAGAGGAAGCGGCGGAGTGTTTTGCCAACAAAGCATCTCTGGAGGCAGAATTGGAACCGTGTGCAACGGTGGCCGATTGTGCCGGCAGAGCAGAGGATGATGCGGTAAAATATGCGGTGGTTCCCTTGGAAAATTCTTTGGAAGGCTCGGTGCACGCCACCCTTGATGTGCTGATGACTAGCCTGGAGCTCTCCATCCAGGCTGAGCTGGTTTTGGATATTGAGCATAATTTACTCTGTCCCCACAAAGAAATGGGGCAAATAAGCCAGGTCTACTCCCACCCCCAGGCGCTGGCCCAGTGCCGCGACTTTTTGCGGCAAAGGCTGCCCCAGGCCCGGCTGGTTCCGGCGCTGAGCACTGCAGAGGCGGCGGCGCAGGTGGCTCGTGAACAAAGCGGAGCGGCCATAGCCAGCAAACGGGCTGCCAAGCGTTATGGGCTGCATATTTTGGCAGAAAATATTCAGGACAGCGAGAACCGGACCCGTTTCATTGTGTTGGGAAAAGAAACCCCGGTACCTGCTTTGCCGCAAAAAGCTTCCCTGGTTTTTTCTGTGACAAATGCTGCGGGCAGCCTGTTTAGGGTGCTGCAGGCCTTTGCCGACCATGGCGTTAATTTAACCAGGATTGAATCGCGGCCTGCCAGAAAACAGTTGGGGGACTATATTTTCTTCGTTGATTTGGATGGAACCCCTGATGATATAAATGTTAAAAAGGCGCTGCGGCAGGCAGCAAAGGAAGCGGTAGTGCTAAAGCTTCTGGGTTCCTATCCTGTTCTTCCTTAA
- a CDS encoding anti-sigma-F factor Fin — MLITWVCRECGVRLARVAASADNPRVAALTAQAGDDIIEIDREGNLVLHLLCEDCLETLDPEDESGIVYLQRPELH, encoded by the coding sequence ATGCTTATTACCTGGGTTTGCAGAGAATGCGGCGTTCGGCTGGCGAGGGTTGCCGCCAGTGCAGATAACCCGCGAGTGGCTGCGTTGACGGCACAGGCAGGAGACGATATAATAGAGATTGACCGGGAAGGAAACTTGGTCCTTCACCTATTGTGTGAAGACTGCCTGGAAACACTAGACCCGGAGGATGAAAGTGGCATTGTTTATTTACAAAGACCGGAGCTTCACTGA